From a single Lacerta agilis isolate rLacAgi1 chromosome 3, rLacAgi1.pri, whole genome shotgun sequence genomic region:
- the TDRP gene encoding testis development-related protein — MWKLNKSGKVLLDDSPEEEESQSPPPATPAATFSAQVQGAGFRGWKEVTSIFNKDDEQQLLTGCKSPKSKGTSLKLKEDVKSEKKAGFWDNLVIKQNIQSRKPDEIEGWEPPQIPASDNLSDAGSTLSDYSSWSGWEDETKGSTKYTNLASSGNSSRWSIRSAGRLVSIRRQSKGNLTDNWEELE, encoded by the exons ATGTGGAAACTCAACAAGAGcggcaaagttctcctggatgaTTCTCCGGAGGAAGAAGAGAGCCAGTCCCCACCTCCAGCGACACCAGCAGCTACCTTCTCAGCACAG gttcaaggagcaggttttcgaGGTTGGAAGGAAGTAACATCCATATTTAATAAGGATGATGAACAACAGTTATTAACAGGATGTAAATCTCCAAAATCTAAAGG AACAAGCTTAAAATTAAAAGAGGATGTGAAATCTGAAAAGAAAGCTGGATTTTGGGACAATTTGGTGATAAAACAGAACATCCAGTCCAGGAAGCCAGACGAAATTGAAGGATGGGAGCCACCACAGATCCCTGCCAGTGATAATCTCAGCGACGCAGGAAGTACTCTGAGTGACTATTCATCTTGGTCAGGTTGGGAAGACGAAACCAAAGGCTCCACAAAATACACCAACCTAGCAAGCTCAGGAAATAGCTCAAGATGGAGCATCAGATCAGCTGGAAGGTTGGTTAGCATAAGGCGACAAAGCAAAGGCAACCTTACTGATAACTGGGAAGAACTAGAATGA